The Pseudomonas sp. Marseille-Q3773 DNA window GCCAAGACGCCAGGCTTTTTCACACAACTTGCAGGCGAAATCCAGGCGCGCCGGCAGCGAATCGGTGGGCAGGATGTAGAAGTCGACTTTGCTCATGGTGGTATCGCCGGCCGATGGCGCGCAAGGCGCCACCGGCTGCCCGGCGTCAGGCGCCAGCGCGGTCCAGCAGGTACTGGGTCAGCAGCGGTACCGGGCGACCGGTCGCGCCTTTGTCCTTGCCACCACTGACCCAGGCCGTGCCGGCGATGTCCAGGTGCGCCCAGTCGTAGGCCTTGGCGAAGCGCGACAAGAAGCAACCGGCGGTGATGGTGCCGGCTTTCGGCCCGCCGATGTTGCCCATGTCGGCGAACGGGCTGTCCAACTGCTCCTGGTACTCATCGAACAGCGGCAACTGCCAGGCGCGGTCGTCGGCACGCTTGCCGGCGTCGAGCAGCTGGCCGACCAGGTCGTCATTGTTGCCCATCAGGCCGGAGGTGTGGCTGCCCAGGGCGACGATGCAGGCGCCGGTGAGGGTGGCGATGTCGATCACCGCCTGCGGCTTGAAGCGTTCGGCGTAGGTCAGGGTGTCGCACAGCACCAGGCGGCCTTCAGCGTCGGTGTTGAGGATTTCCACGGTCTGGCCGCTCATGGTGGTGACGATGTCACCCGGGCGGGTGGCGCCGCCGCTCGGCATGTTCTCGGCACAGGCCAGCAAGCACACCAGGTTGATCGGCAGCTGTAGTTCGAGCACCGCACGCAGGGTACCGAGCACGCTGGCGGCGCCGCACATGTCGTACTTCATCTCGTCCATGCCGGCACCGGGCTTGAGGCTGATGCCGCCAGTGTCGAAGGTGATGCCCTTGCCCACCAGCACGAACGGCTTGTCGGCTTTCTTGCCGCCCTGGTAGTTGAGCACGATCAGGCGTGGTGGCTGCTCGCTGCCCTGGCCGACGGCGTAGAACGCGCCCATGCCCAGGTCCTTGATCTTCTTCTCGTCCAGTACCTCGACCTTCAGCCCCTTGTGCGCCTTGCCCAGGTCCTTGGCCTGTTCGGCGAGGAAGCTTGGGTGGCACAGGTTGGGCGGCAGGTTGCCGAGGTCGCGGGTGAAGGCCATGCCGGTGGCGATGGCGCTGGCGTGCCTGACTGCGCGTTCGACGTCGGCCTGGCCGGCCTTGTCGGCCACCAGGGTGACCTTTTTCAGGGCGCGCGGCTCGGCCTTCTTGCTCTTGAAACGGTCGAACGCGTATTCGCCGTCGAGCAGGGTTTCAGCCAGCAGGCGGTATTTGCCGTAGTGGGCATCGCGGTTGCTGACCGCAATGTCATCCAGGGCCAGCACCGCATCGCTGCCGTTCAGGCCCTTGAGCACAGCGGCGACGCTGCTGACCAGCTTGCGCCAGGCGCGGTCGCCCAGGGCTTCGTCCTTGCCGCTGCCGACCAGCAGCACACGTTCGGCCTTCAGGCCGGGAAGGCTCTGCAGCAGCAGGGTCTGGCCCGGCTTGCCGGCCAGGTCGCCACGCTTGAGCACGGCACTGATGGCGCCTTCGCTGGCCTGGTCGACGGCCTTGGCCACGGCGCCGAGCTTGCGGTTTTCACCCACCGGAATGACCAGGGTGGCGGTTTTTACGGATGCAGCAGCTACGCTTTTTACAACCAGTTCCATGTCAG harbors:
- a CDS encoding leucyl aminopeptidase codes for the protein MELVVKSVAAASVKTATLVIPVGENRKLGAVAKAVDQASEGAISAVLKRGDLAGKPGQTLLLQSLPGLKAERVLLVGSGKDEALGDRAWRKLVSSVAAVLKGLNGSDAVLALDDIAVSNRDAHYGKYRLLAETLLDGEYAFDRFKSKKAEPRALKKVTLVADKAGQADVERAVRHASAIATGMAFTRDLGNLPPNLCHPSFLAEQAKDLGKAHKGLKVEVLDEKKIKDLGMGAFYAVGQGSEQPPRLIVLNYQGGKKADKPFVLVGKGITFDTGGISLKPGAGMDEMKYDMCGAASVLGTLRAVLELQLPINLVCLLACAENMPSGGATRPGDIVTTMSGQTVEILNTDAEGRLVLCDTLTYAERFKPQAVIDIATLTGACIVALGSHTSGLMGNNDDLVGQLLDAGKRADDRAWQLPLFDEYQEQLDSPFADMGNIGGPKAGTITAGCFLSRFAKAYDWAHLDIAGTAWVSGGKDKGATGRPVPLLTQYLLDRAGA